AGCATTGTAAGTCAACGTGAGTATAGAAGCTTTATCTGCCAGAAAGGGTTCTGCAACTCGTGCAATTCTAAGCAATGAATAGGCGCTGATATTGAAGGATTCCATAAAATCCTCGAAAGGGATATTCAAATAAGTAGGGGCGGGAGTATTGCTACCAGGCAAGCTATAACACATTACCTGCTGGTTACCAAATGCAACTCCATGAAGAATATAATCGATAGGTCCTAGTTTAGTATGGACGTGTTGTATAAACGCGGTGATATCCGCTTCATTTCTTACATCAACATGCATAGCCAATTCCTGAGAGATGCCCAGTTCATCAAGCAAATGCAAAACATTGAGTTTGGTGTCATCCACATAACTTAGTGCAATTTTGCATCCGGATTGATGAAGTTTTACAGCAACATCATAGGCAATAGAACTGTCATTTCGTACACCAAAAATAACTGCAACTTTATCTTTATTATTGATCATTTTAATTGTGTTTTGAGATAGACATGGCACTATTGGTGCCGCCAAAACCGTAGTTTAAACAAACGATCTGATTGATTTCCTTTTTAAGTGTATGCGGTGAAATTAAATGCCTGTATGCCTCAAGAGGTTTTTCAGGGCCATCCCATGTCGGAGATTTTTGAAATGATTCCTGCTCCGAATTCAGTACATCAGCATTTAAGCAAGGTAAAACCTGCTGGTTTTCGAGCATAAATAGCGAGGTGATGAGTTCTACTGCGCCGGCTGCACCAAGCATGTGACCAAACTGGGACTTTGGAGCAGAGATCTGATAACCTTCTTCACCCATCACATCCACTACACTTAATAATTCGATGGCATCGCCAACCGGAGTTGATGTACCATGAACTTTTACCACATCTGGTTTGATGGGCAGATCGCCAATTAGGCCTTTCCATAATCTTTTCTGACCGGAGAATGAAGGAAAGAACATATTTCCGTCACCGTCAGAATTGTTATGATAGTTGTCGATTACGGCAAGGATTTTAGCCCCTCTGGCCTTTGCCATTTCGTATTCTTCGAGTGCAACGATGCCACAGCCAAATGAACAAACAAAACCATTTCTGTCGATATCAAATGGACGCGAACTTTTATCAGCACTGAAGCCTTTGGCTAAAACCTGCATCGCATCAAAGCCAATAAATGTTTCTAAAGAAGTTCCCTCAACGCCACCAGCCACAGCACGATCCTGAAGGCCAAATTTAATTAAGCGGTAAGCGTGACCAATGTTACCCAGGCCGGTTGCACAAGCAGAACCTATGGATTCGCAGACACCTCTGTTTTTAATCAAACAGGAAACATTGGCTGCATCACGATAAACCATTGTTCTATCAACTGTGTGCGACCCGATAATTCTGGTTTTGCGATTTGAAGTATAGAAATTATGCCATGCATTTCGTAAAATAACGTGTCCGGCACCACCAGAGCCTATAACGACCCCGGTTTGTTCAGACTCGGTTTCCGAAGTTGTCCACCCGGCCATTTTAATCGCATCTTGTGATCCAAGCATAGCCCAGATACTCCCAACATCCGCTGTGGCTAAATTGCCATCCGGTATTCTTCCTAATTGATCAATATAGGTTTCAGGATAACCTTCCACAAGGCTCGATAAAACAGCTTCGATACCCATCTCAGCTTCAGTAATGAAGCCTGAGACGGTAGAACGGATATTTTTTCCAAAGGCCATGGCCAGATCCCAATCCCTGATCAGACTTTCACCGGCAAACATTTTTTGTTTAAACTGATCTATGTCCTTACAGTTTGGGAAAGCTCCACCCATACCTACTATTGCAACTTTTCTTCCCTCGATAGACATGGTTAGACTCTTTCTTTTGTTTTTATGATGAGGTCTACGATATCTTTTACCTTCGACCCAAGATCGTCTATATCATCATCTTCAAATTCTACATCAAATTTCTGCTCCGCTTTAGCTGCAATATTGATCATTTCTGTTGAAGGGGTATTGAGGTCAGCTATAAAATCAGTTTCTTCTGTTACGTTTTCCAGTTTTTCCTGGTCAATAGTTCTAACTGTTTTTAGAATATCCACCAAGCCATCAATAATTTCTTGTCTTTCCATTGTTATTTTTTCTTATCTCTTTTTATTCCTTTTCCTGTTACGTCAAATAGTTCTGATATCAATGTGAAATCATCACTAAGGTCATATTGAAGAAATTGTTCTGTGCTAAAATTACTAAAATAGGCATCCAAATCAAGACCTTTAGGTACTTTGTAGATTCTGCCTTCACTGATCATTTGTCTGAATTTATAGAAGGTGATCCGACCCATGCTGATAAATACATCACCTTCTTCAAGGTAACTTCTAAAATTGACTTGCCCAATACTTACAAAAAGTGGAATGAAGGTAGCCTTAAGGTGGTTGAAGTCGCACTGCTGCTTAATGCATTCTGAAAAAGCGCTGCAAGATACAATTGTAGCCTGAGCAAATGACTCGATCTGGTCTACACCTCTGAATACGCCAAAATGATCCTCCACATCTCTTGCTGTGGGCGAGTAGCTGGCAACAATACCAATATCAGGCACATGCCAGTGATAAGCGTCCAAAAGCGATTTTTTTGGTCCGTGGATCAATAGGTCTGCCGGGGATGTTCCTAAAAGATTATTCATTTTATAATGTATTAATTAGGCTAAACCACCATTGATGTGTATGTTAGTTCCATTGATATAAGCAGATTGATCAGACACCAGGAAGGAAATCAATTCTGCTATTTCTTCTGCTTTTCCAAATCTCTTTGAAGGAATCATTTTTAAATACTTTTCCTTTTCAGTCTCAGGAATGCCATCTGTCATGTCAGTTTCAATAAAACCGGGAGCAATGCTGAGTACCCTGATCTGATGGGTATCGTTGAGTGCTGCGGCTTCCTGCGCCAATGATTTTGATAGGGCAATTAAACCGGCTTTTGTTGCCGCATATACGGATTGAAAAGCATTTCCGGTTTCTGCGACTACCGAACTGATATTGATGATTACACCTTGTTTGTTGAGGCTAAAGATTTTCATAGCCGTTTTGCAAATCATGATAGGCGACCTGAGGTTAACATTAAGCATCGTATCGATTGCCTTTTCAGGTTGAAAGATCAGTGAATTATCAAAAGTAATCCCGGCATTATTTATAATACCATAAAGTGTATCGCCATGTTCCTTTTTCAGTTGTTTACAAAAATTGGCTACTTGCTCAGCATCAGAAAGATCAGCACACAAAAGTTGGCTGTTTTGGGGGATAGCTGTAAAGCTATCTGCGCTGGAGGCGTGCAATATCAGTTCATATTGAGAAGATAATTTTCTAGATATTGCTAAACCAAGGCCCCTGCTAGCACCAGTTATTAATATCTTTTTTTTTGTCATGCAGCGTTTTAGTTAGTATAACGATTATACTATGAATCCTTAATGACAGAATACATAGGGTAGATTATAGGCTAAATATGCTTATTTTTTTTTGAACATTTATATTTCTACCTAAAATAATATGGTTTAACGCTTGTAGGATATCGGGAAAATCCGATATTATCATCAAGGAGTCATCTCTTCTTGCTTAATAGGGATATCGGAAAAAGTCGATATATCTTTGTGCTATGAATATGAAACAGCTAGATATATTTAAAGCACTTTCCAATAAGACGAGGCTGGAGATTTTGCAATGGTTAAAAACTCCTGAAGCAAGTTTTCCAGCGCAAGTTCATGCAGGCTTTGAAGTTGGAGTTTGTGTAGGGGAGATCCAAAAAAAAGCAGGACTTACCCAGTCTACTGTTTCCGAGTACTTATCTATTCTTCAACGTGCTGGCCTGGTAGAATCTACGAGGGTAGGACAATGGACCTATTACAAACGTAATGAAGCAGCATTTGAAGAGTTGAGTAAAATTATCCAATCTGATATTTAAATAGAATAATATGAATACTGACAGTTTATTTAGACCCTTCAGTCTGAAATCATTAAATACAAAAAACAGAATTGTAATGGCCCCTATGACCAGGTCATTCTCGCCGAATGGAATACCTACTTCAAATGTAGTAGCTTATTATCAGAAAAGAGCGGAAGGTGAAGTTGGCCTGATCCTTTCTGAAGGTACAGTGATTGACCGGATTGCTTCTTCGAACGACCCTAATATTCCTCATTTTTATGGAGCAGCGGCTCTGTCGGGTTGGGAGAATGTGATTAAAAGCGTGCATGGAGCAGGAGGGAAAATGGGACCTCAGATCTGGCATATGGGGATTATGGACAACCACCGTTCTGGTTGGGTGCCAGCTGAACCTTTTGAAGGGCCTTCGGGTTTGAACAGACCTGGCTTCAACAATGGAAATACCATGACTGAAAATGACATTACCGAAGCGATTTTGGCCTATGGCCGCGCAGCAGCCAATGCAAAGCGTTTGGGATTTGATACTGTTGAGATTCATGGTGCCCATGGTTATCTGATTGATCAGTTCTTCTGGGAGGGTACAAATTTGCGTACAGATGGTTATGGTGGTAAAACCTTGCCAGAGCGTAGTCGTTTTGCGATTGAAGTGATCAAAGAAGTGCGGAGACAGGTAGGGGAAGATTTTGCAATCATTCTTCGTTTATCACAGTGGAAACCTGCCGATTATACCAACCAAATGGCAAAAACACCGGAAGAAATGGAAGCCTGGTTAAAACCTATGGCCGATGCAGGAGTAGATATTTTCCATTGTTCACAGCGCCGATTCTGGGAGCCGGAGTTTGAAGGTTCTGACCTGAACTTTGCCGGATGGGCAAAAAAGATAACTGGAAAAGCCACCATTACCGTAGGCTCTGTAGGTTTAAACGGTGAATTTTTAGCAGCTTTTGCAGGTGAAAGTTCTGAACCAAGTTCATTAGAGGAATTGATGCGTCGTATGGATAGGGGAGATTTTGACCTCGTAGCTGTAGGTAGGCCATTGTTGGCTGATCCGAATTGGGTAAAGAAAATCAAAGAAGGGAATACAGGAGCATTAAAAGGTTTTACGAAAGCTGCACTTAATGAGCTGATTTTAGATTAACCTATAATGTTATGATGAAATTTGGCGTATGAGCAATGTTTTAACTTTTACCAGGATATTCCCGGAATACCATATCAGAAAGGGGGAGCCTACGTATTTCGTAGAGCAAATACTGAATAATCTAATTAGCCAAAACATAAAATGTAATGTTGCGGAGGTAGAGGCCCAGTTTGGCTTTAGGTTATTTGATAAATTTAGAATTGAATGCGGATCTAAAGGGCATACGGTACGATCTGGGAATGATTGGAAAGTTGGAGATCAGTTTTCTCCAGGTATATGGTTAGATAAACCGTATGTCTCTAAAATCATCACCATTGCTCCGGATATGAAGATTAAAAAGATTTGGACTTTTGAGTGTAGCGAAAAGGGAGTTATAGCGGTTGACGGTTCAGTTATAGATGCCTGCCAGGAAGAGGAGATAGCTAAAAATGATGGATTATCTTTAATCGATTTTAAAGATTGGATAGTGATGCCCTGTCGAAGGAATCAAAAGTCATTTAAAGGCCAGATAATTTGCTGGGATGATTCGATCGTGTATTAACCGGTTATTGGTTAAGCGAGTGATCCGCAAGATTGGGCCAGTTTTTGTGCATTAAATTTGCTATTTGTTTGTTAATTAGTAGTGAAGCTTACGCTGTACTTTGATGACAAAAGAAAAGGAACATGGATTTTTTACCCGATCAAGGATCATATTTTATGTATTATCAATAGGGGTATTTTATTTTGCTTTGCATTATATTGGAAAGCTCGATGATATTAAAACCCTGTTACTTGAAATGAGCCCAGCATGGTTATGGCTTGCCATTGGAGCACAAATCACAACCTATTTACTCTACGCATATGTATTAAAAGTACTATTAAGCAAAGATTCAAAACTTATCCCTTTTAGGATTTTATTTAAAACCTCAATTGTCATTATTTTCATCAATCAGGCACTACCAACGGGAGGTATCAGCGGTAATGGATATGTTTTTAATCAACTTGTTAAGAGGAAAGTAGGGGCAAACCGCGTATTCTCAGTTATTGTATCGGAATCAATTTGCTACTACACAGCTTTTTTGTTGCTGTTAATTACTTTTTTTAGCTGGTATCAAATCGTAGCAACCAAATATAATTCTACAATTATGTATGTAGCTATACTGGGCTTTGTTTTTTATTCCTGTCTGGGCTTTCTGATGTTTTCACTTAGCAACCAGAAAATATTAAGTTATATTTTGCGTAAACTGGCTAAATTTCCTCGTATCCAAAAGTATCTGGAAAGCGTGAAATTTGCTTCTTTTACCGGCAATAATGAGGGGGTATTTAAATTGCTCCTAAAAGATAAAGCTAGTTTAGTGAAGGCTATTGGTTTACAAGTTGGCCTCATTAGTTGTGATGTGCTTACGGTATTTGCAGTCATTAAAGGCCTTCATGTTGCTATACCGTTTTATGCTATGGTTCTCGGCTTACTGCTCTCCATTGTAATTGGTGCATTGCCAATATCTCCAGGATCATTAATTGTTTATGAAAGCGCAATGACCTATTTTTTTACAACAATGGGGGTGCCAATTCACGCATCACTTATTATTACACTGCTCTTTAGATTTTTAACGTTTTGGCTACCGATACCAGTGGGGCTGGCATTATACAAAAATCTCGAACAAAAACAGACCTGATGCTTGTTAATTACATTGGAAAATAATTTAATAGAATCAAACAATTGTAGTGACGGTTTGTAATTAGACCATGGAACACAATTGGCCAATACTTTCCTATGAAAAGGGGAAGTC
This is a stretch of genomic DNA from Candidatus Pedobacter colombiensis. It encodes these proteins:
- a CDS encoding NADH:flavin oxidoreductase, whose amino-acid sequence is MNTDSLFRPFSLKSLNTKNRIVMAPMTRSFSPNGIPTSNVVAYYQKRAEGEVGLILSEGTVIDRIASSNDPNIPHFYGAAALSGWENVIKSVHGAGGKMGPQIWHMGIMDNHRSGWVPAEPFEGPSGLNRPGFNNGNTMTENDITEAILAYGRAAANAKRLGFDTVEIHGAHGYLIDQFFWEGTNLRTDGYGGKTLPERSRFAIEVIKEVRRQVGEDFAIILRLSQWKPADYTNQMAKTPEEMEAWLKPMADAGVDIFHCSQRRFWEPEFEGSDLNFAGWAKKITGKATITVGSVGLNGEFLAAFAGESSEPSSLEELMRRMDRGDFDLVAVGRPLLADPNWVKKIKEGNTGALKGFTKAALNELILD
- a CDS encoding SDR family oxidoreductase; translated protein: MINNKDKVAVIFGVRNDSSIAYDVAVKLHQSGCKIALSYVDDTKLNVLHLLDELGISQELAMHVDVRNEADITAFIQHVHTKLGPIDYILHGVAFGNQQVMCYSLPGSNTPAPTYLNIPFEDFMESFNISAYSLLRIARVAEPFLADKASILTLTYNASQRVFPGYAGMSISKAALENIVYYLSDYFRDKKIRVNALSPGLVMTTSAGGINGVRKLRKLSKVTAPLGNIDAGDVGNAALYYFSDLSQKVTGNIHFVDGGFNIMGIGIDE
- a CDS encoding SDR family NAD(P)-dependent oxidoreductase yields the protein MTKKKILITGASRGLGLAISRKLSSQYELILHASSADSFTAIPQNSQLLCADLSDAEQVANFCKQLKKEHGDTLYGIINNAGITFDNSLIFQPEKAIDTMLNVNLRSPIMICKTAMKIFSLNKQGVIINISSVVAETGNAFQSVYAATKAGLIALSKSLAQEAAALNDTHQIRVLSIAPGFIETDMTDGIPETEKEKYLKMIPSKRFGKAEEIAELISFLVSDQSAYINGTNIHINGGLA
- a CDS encoding metalloregulator ArsR/SmtB family transcription factor → MKQLDIFKALSNKTRLEILQWLKTPEASFPAQVHAGFEVGVCVGEIQKKAGLTQSTVSEYLSILQRAGLVESTRVGQWTYYKRNEAAFEELSKIIQSDI
- a CDS encoding acyl carrier protein translates to MERQEIIDGLVDILKTVRTIDQEKLENVTEETDFIADLNTPSTEMINIAAKAEQKFDVEFEDDDIDDLGSKVKDIVDLIIKTKERV
- a CDS encoding lysylphosphatidylglycerol synthase transmembrane domain-containing protein yields the protein MTKEKEHGFFTRSRIIFYVLSIGVFYFALHYIGKLDDIKTLLLEMSPAWLWLAIGAQITTYLLYAYVLKVLLSKDSKLIPFRILFKTSIVIIFINQALPTGGISGNGYVFNQLVKRKVGANRVFSVIVSESICYYTAFLLLLITFFSWYQIVATKYNSTIMYVAILGFVFYSCLGFLMFSLSNQKILSYILRKLAKFPRIQKYLESVKFASFTGNNEGVFKLLLKDKASLVKAIGLQVGLISCDVLTVFAVIKGLHVAIPFYAMVLGLLLSIVIGALPISPGSLIVYESAMTYFFTTMGVPIHASLIITLLFRFLTFWLPIPVGLALYKNLEQKQT
- a CDS encoding beta-ketoacyl synthase N-terminal-like domain-containing protein, coding for MSIEGRKVAIVGMGGAFPNCKDIDQFKQKMFAGESLIRDWDLAMAFGKNIRSTVSGFITEAEMGIEAVLSSLVEGYPETYIDQLGRIPDGNLATADVGSIWAMLGSQDAIKMAGWTTSETESEQTGVVIGSGGAGHVILRNAWHNFYTSNRKTRIIGSHTVDRTMVYRDAANVSCLIKNRGVCESIGSACATGLGNIGHAYRLIKFGLQDRAVAGGVEGTSLETFIGFDAMQVLAKGFSADKSSRPFDIDRNGFVCSFGCGIVALEEYEMAKARGAKILAVIDNYHNNSDGDGNMFFPSFSGQKRLWKGLIGDLPIKPDVVKVHGTSTPVGDAIELLSVVDVMGEEGYQISAPKSQFGHMLGAAGAVELITSLFMLENQQVLPCLNADVLNSEQESFQKSPTWDGPEKPLEAYRHLISPHTLKKEINQIVCLNYGFGGTNSAMSISKHN